The proteins below come from a single Selenomonadales bacterium genomic window:
- a CDS encoding SMI1/KNR4 family protein, translated as MWRALLKRYEGVNNRLNAPVDTEEIAAAERALSVAFPTELKDLLCELNGDNWLLFSVSQIVEINLMTREALGQYYDKLDELLFIAGNGCGDYYAYKICVGEADTGRIVFWDHEDNSRRVVASSLSELITRYYSDEI; from the coding sequence ATGTGGAGAGCTCTATTAAAGCGTTATGAAGGTGTCAACAATAGGCTCAATGCTCCCGTCGACACAGAGGAAATAGCGGCTGCAGAGAGAGCATTAAGTGTTGCGTTTCCCACAGAGCTAAAAGACCTGCTGTGCGAGCTTAACGGGGATAATTGGCTGCTGTTTTCAGTCTCACAAATAGTTGAGATTAATCTCATGACAAGGGAAGCCCTTGGGCAGTACTACGATAAGTTAGACGAACTGCTGTTCATCGCTGGCAATGGGTGTGGCGACTATTATGCTTATAAGATTTGCGTGGGCGAAGCAGATACAGGGCGGATTGTCTTCTGGGATCATGAGGACAACTCAAGGAGGGTGGTCGCCTCAAGCTTATCTGAGTTAATCACCAGGTATTATTCCGATGAAATCTAG